From Pelagibacterium flavum:
GGCTCGACAAAGCTCTCATAGAATTCATGACCTTCGCTCATCCATTGATGGGCGAGACGGGTGAACTCCTCGATGTAGAACTGGTAGTTCGTAAAGATCACGAAGTTCTGGAAGTGATCGGGCACTGTGCCGGTATAGTGATTGAGCCGGTGCAGCGAATAATCGACGCGGGGCCCGGTGAAGGCGGCAAGCGGGTAGGGGCCGCCCGAAGGTGGAATGAAGGTGCCATTGGCGATCTCGTCGTCCATATGCGCCAGATCGGGCACGTCGAACAGATCGCGTAGCGGTACGCCGATATCGAGGAGGGTATCGCCTTCAACACGTTCCTTGGGATCGACGGCGAAATGGAGCGGAATGGGGGTTTCGGATTCTCCGACCTCGATCTCACCGCCATGGTTTTTGAGGATCAGCGACAGGTTTTCGATCAGGTATTTGTGAAAGAGCGCGGGCTGGGTCAGTGTCGTCTGATAGAGGCCCGGGCTGTGCAGAAAGCCATAGGCGAGACGCGAGTTGGCCTGTTGCTGGAAACTCGTTGAGAGGACTTGCACCTTGGGGTAATGGGCGCGGACCTTGCCAGGCGGCACCTGTCCCTTGGTGAGATTGAGCAGATGGTCGCGGATGAAGCTCGTGTTGCGGTCGTAGATTTCGCAGACATATTCCCAAGCCTTCACCGGGTCGGAGAAAGATTTGAGCGGTATGGCGGGTGGAGTGACGAGTTTCATGCGCAAGTCCTGTTCTTGTTTTTGGTTTTAACCCCAAGGCATGCCAGTTTCGGCTCCGCCGTGCAATGGGCCCTCATCCAAGCAGCATTTTATCACAGTTCGGTGATTGGGCCTTTTGTCGCCGCAATGGCACCCGATATTGGGTGTGTCTGCTGGACTGGCAAACGAGCCCATGCACTAGCGGACAAAAGCTTCCGCTGTAGTCCCCCAAGCCCTCAACAGCGCGGCGGAAGCGGTTATGGAGACCGCAGTCGTCCGCCCGGCGCTGCGGTCTCTTCTTATCTGGTGGGGTAGGTCGCCCGCATGTATTCGACCGACCGGCGAATGATCTCTTCGAGAACGCCAAGATCGATATCGGCCAACTTCTTTACGTAAAGACACGAAACGCCGGTTGAGTGCTTGCCCAGCTTCTCCATGAGAGAATCGTACTGGGCAAACCCCGGCATCACGTAGATCGTGAGATTGGCCTTCCGCGGCGAAAAGCCGGTGATGGGCCATTCGGCGGGCTTCTTGGTCGTGTTTACGTAGGTGTAGGTTCCGAAGCCGACAATGGAGGCCCCCCACATGACGGGCTCGGAACCGGTTATCCCGCGCATTATATCAACGACGGTCCAGCAGTCTTGCCGCTTCTGGTCGGGCTCAACCGCGTCGATGAATTGCGAGACCTTCTGGTCGGTTGGGCGAGTCTTGAGCTCTGACATGGAGCCTTTCTCCTATTTGAAGCTCACCAGCGTCTCGGGATTGGCTTCACCATCATACTGCGCATCGACGTCGTAGCGGATAAGCACGAACTGACCGTCATCGAAGGTCCATGTTCCCGCTGAAAAGGCATCGCCAAGGCCGCGCCAGAGGGCGTGGCTGGTGATTGTCTTTGTCTCGGGGTCGAATTCGGAATTAGTGAGCAACAACTGGCTGCCATAGCCGGTCATCGGCATTTCGAGAACCGCGCCTTCGAAATCGTCATTCTCATAGACAACATCGAACTGAGGCGTCGCAAAACCGACGGGGACCAGTCCCTCGTACTCGGTTTCAAGATAGTACATGTGATTGACGTTGTAGGCTCCCGAACCGCAGAAGAACCTGTAGAGCGTTGCGGTTTGCGGAGTGTCCGAATACTCGGTTTCCCAGCTCAGATTCCAACTCTCGTTCGGGTAATATTCCGCGGCGGCAGAGTCTTCGAGCCCATAGCACAATTGGGGAAAGCTCTGGGCAAAGCGTGCGAATGCGTCGCTTTCGGACAGTGGGCTTTCTTGTGCGGAGGCAATGGCAGGAACAGTGCCGGCAAGCAGTGCTGTCATTAAAAATAGAGTGGTTCGCATTGGTCGGCCCTTCAATGATCGTGAAACCAGAGTGCCGGAAAACGCTGTTTCCTCAAAGCAGGAAGTTGCCGTTGCGACACGATCCAAAGTTGTGCTAACCATCGAGTCGTTCGACAGGGGTGCTCCGTATCGCCGGGGCTGAGAGGACGGCGCAAAGCCATCTAACCCTAAAGCTGATCTGGATAATACCAGCGGAGCGAGGCGAAGATGAAGTGCGGCGCACAACTCTCCCTTTATGTCATGGCGGATGATTTCGTCCGCGTAATCCTGTCCTCCCTCGATGCAATGGCACCCTATCGGGATCGCTTGCGCATCGAGAGCGACGATATCTCGACGCTCATCGTCGGGCCGCCCGAGTTGATTTTTCCAACCATGCGCGAATTGTTCGTTGCCGCAGCGCGGAGCGGGCATCACGTGGCGATGCATGCCACCATCTCGCGCGGGTGTCCGGGAGAGCCGGACATGGACATCTGCGAACCCGGACAGCCGTCGGCCTTCGATGAAGACCTTGAAAGACGCAAGGCTCTGGCGGCGCAGGCTGTGAACGACGCGCCCTCGACCGGCCAGCGGGTTGCCGTGCAATTTTCGCTCTATCCGCTCGGCCCGGCCGATTACATGGACGAAATCTACGGCTGCATCGATTTCCTGAAAGCCTCGCCGGTGTTCGACAGGGCGAAGAACTATTGCACAAGGCTGGCTGGCGACGCCGGGCCGGTCTTTGAGGCTCTTTCGCAAGCCTGGCTCAGCTTTGGCGACCCGAATGCCCATGTCGCGATCGATCTGACCGCTTCGGCCAACAGCCCGTCCAAGGACGCCGCTGCGTGATCTTTCCGCGGGGCGCGGTCCCGCGGCGCTTTTTCCAACATCGTTATCAAAGGAGGACAGGACATGTCCGATTTCGCTTCGCAATCGTGGCGCTGGACGCTGCGCGAAACCCTTGTCGTTGCCGTTTTCGGCGCCGCGTTTGCCGTGCTTTATCTGGCCTGGGTTCAGGTCTGGCTGGTCAGTCAGGCGGTGTTCGGGCCAGTGACCATGGACGTCTTCATGGGGTTCTGGTTTTCCGCATCCATCGTTGCCGCCGCCGTCATACGCAAGCCCGGTGTTGCCCTGATGGCCGAGGTGCTGGCGGCAGGGATTGAAATCCTGCTCGGCAGTCCCGCGGGGCTGGGGTTGCTGATCGCCGCGGTGGTGCAGGGGTTGGGAGCCGAGCTGGTTTTTGCGGCGCTGGGCTGGAAGCATTATCGGCTGCCGGTTCTGATCGCTGCGGGGATGGGCGCTTCGGTCACGAGCTTTGTCTATAACTGGTTCCTGTTCGATTACGGCGCGCTCGAGCCCTGGCTGGTTGGTGCAATGTTTGTCGTCCGGCTTATCAGCGGGGCGGTACTGGCGGGTGTTCTTGGGCATCTGATCGTCGAGGCTCTCTATCGTACCGGTGTGCTCAGAGGGCTGCGCATCGATATCGAGCGCCGCGGCGCCGGACTTGTGGCGCAGGCAGCCCAATGAGCCTGGCGCAATGGGAGGGGGTATCGATCCGGTATCCCTTCGCCACCAGCGATGCTGTTGGTCCGGTCGATATCGCCATCGGGCATGGTGAAAGAGTTCTTGTGCTCGGGCCATCGGGGTCAGGCAAGTCCTCACTCATGCTTGCCCTGACGGGGCTGATCCCGAATGCCGTTCCGGCGAGCGTTGTGGGGCGGATCAAACTGAATGGTGTTGACGTTGCCAGCCGCAGCGCGGCGCAATGGGCCGATACCGTGGCGCAATATTTCCAGAATGCCGATGAAACATTGTGTGGCATGCGGGTGGGCGAGGAAATTGCGTTCGCGTTGGAAAACCGGGGGGTGGAGCCGGCAACAATTGCGGCGCGAATAGCTGACGTTCTCGGAAGACTCGGCTTGCCACAGGTATGGCAACACAGGCGCAGTTCGGCACTGTCAGGTGGCGAACGCCAGCTTGTCGCGCTAGCTTCGGTGCTGGCGCAGGAGACGCCGATACTGATCGCCGACGAGCCAACCTCGCATTTGAGCCCGGCGGCCACGGCCAAGGTCCATGGCCTGTTGTCGGACAGGAGCGCGTTTGAGGCCGTTGTGGTCATAGACCATAGGCTGGACGGGTTGATCGACACTATCGATCGCGTTGTCGTGCTTGGCGAAAACGGAGCGGTGCTGGCTGATATGCCGCCGGGACCGCTGTTTCGGGAGCGTGGAGCGGATCTCTTGGGCGCAGGTATCTGGCGGCCCGCTTTTTCGGCGCTCGACGATATGCTTGGTGCGGTCGGACTTGCCTCCGAGCGGGCTCCGCTGTCCTTTTCGGATGTGCTGGCGCCATTCGAGCCGGGCGTCGGCAATGGTGCGGCAATTGCAGCGGCCAGCGTCGTTGCACGCCGGTACATTGACCAACACGTCAGTTCTCCGTCGCCGGCCGGCAAGGTCATTGCATCTCTGAGACAGGCCGACTGCGCGCCGCCGATGGCCCCTGTCGTTTTGAAGGGCGTCGACATCGATATTTGCGAGGGGGAAATCCTTGGGCTGGTTGGGCCCAACGGGGCGGGCAAGACGACACTGGCGGCAAGCCTGGCAGGGGTGCTGAGGCTGCGTGCGGGGCATCGGGAGGGGCCGATGGCGGGTATCGCATTCCAGAATCCGGAGGCCCAGCTGGTGGCGGCGAGCGTGCGGGAGGAAATCGCTGGGGCGATGGAGGGTGGCGGGGATAGCCGGGCGGTGCTGGAGCGGTGGGGGCTCACGGCGCTTGCGGACCGGCATCCGTTCGAACTCTCATTCGGGCAGAAGCGCCGGCTGGCGCTGGCAAGCCTCGATGCAAGCGGGCGATGGCCGTTCATGGCTTTCGATGAGCCATTTTCCGGGCTGGACGCCGCGGGGGCGGCAATGGTCGCTGACCATCTTCTTGAGTTGAAGAAAAGGGGGAAGGGCGTAGTGCTCGTCACGCATGACATGGATATGGCGGTACGGCTCTGCGACCGGATTGCCGTGGTTGTCGAAGGCGGGATACTGGCCGAAGGCAGACCTCGGGACATCCTGGGCAATGCTGCCACGACCGAAAAGGCGGGATTGGCGCGGCCGAGTTTTGCGCCGGTGATCGATTGGCTGGATCGCGTCGAGATGGCGTCGCGCATTCGGGCTGCGGGGTGAGGGGGGATGGCTGTGCTGTATGAAAGATTTGCGGACGCGCCGCTGGGACGGCTCAATCCGCTGACGGTCTTTTTCGTCTGTGTGGCGTTTTTCGTCGGGATCGCTACGTCGTTCGATCCGTTTTTCCAGATGTCGGTGATTGGCGTTGTCGCCCTGGTGCTTGTGGGCATTCAGCGGGTGCCGCCGCTGCTGCTTCTGGCATTGATGGTGCCGTTCATTCTGTTCGGCATGGGATTTGTGACCACCAATCTGCTGTTCCGCCAGGACAGTGATTTTGCCATGCATATCGCGGGCGGGGATAATGGCGGTGGGGCGCTTTCGGAGGGGCTGACGTTGAGCCTGCGGGCATTGGCGATCGGGACGATTTCGATCCTGTTTGCCCTCAGTGTCGATCCGGGCGCTTTCGTGCGGGCGCTCATCGCCTATCTCAGATTTCCGGCGCGGCTGGGCTATGCGCTTTTTGTGGCCATGCAGCTGGTGCCCGATTTGCTGGCCGAGGCGGCGCAGATGCGCATGGCTCGAGCGATGCGGGCTGGCCGTCCCATGCGGCGTATTCCGGGTCCGCGGGAGATGGCGGCGCTGGCGGTGCCGCTCTTGGCTTTTGCCGTGCGCCGGGCCGGGCGGTCGGCGATTGCCATGGAAGCGCGGGGGTTCGGAGCGACGCCAACACGCACTATGGTGGGCGTGCCGGGGTTTTCGTGGGCCGACCCGGCGTTCCTGATCGCCGGGTCGACTGTGCTTGTGATGTTGCGGCTGGTTTAGCCCTCGACCTCGGGAGTTGCGGGAGCGGCATCGGTTGTGGGAGCCGATGGCGCGCTGCGCGGACCACCGGGACGCTGTGGGGTCAGCTTTTCGAGCTGGGCTTCATCGAGGCTTTCGACAAAGGCTTCGAAAGTGGGCTGGAGCGTTTCGAGGGCTTCGGCGCGGGCGGTGGTCATGGCGACCATGCCGGCAAAGCGGGCGACCAGATCGGGCGCTTCGGCCTCTTCCTCGGCGACAGGGGCGATTTCATCTCGCGCGGCCTGGACGTCTTCGAAGGCATCGAGAGCCGCGACGCGCAGGTCTTCGAGCAGTCCCTGCTGGTCTTCGGTCAACTCAAGCAGATGGGTGAGCCGGACTGCGGCAATATCGATCGCTTCGGCACCGCGGTTGGAGAAGAACATTTCGACGAGGCCGCCACCCTGGCCGAAGGCCGCGCCGCGACGGAAATGACCCATCTGGTTGTCGCCGCCGGGGCGGAAGCTGCGCGCTCCCTCACCCTGGATCTGGTGGACAGCAACGCCGTCGCGGGCGCCGCCGAAAGGCTGAGCGAGGGCCGGAGCGAGCGTTGCGGCTCCGATCGAGGCGGCGGCGATGGTTACGATCGCCGTCCGTGTCAGGTTCTTCATTTGTCGTCTCCTTTGCATGGGCGGCGCAGCTTTCTTGCGCCGGTGGAAAAGAGACTAGGGGATGCAAGCTCACGACAGCCTGTCCGCCAGATGAAATGTTGGACAGGATGGTAAGGCAAAGAAAAGGGCCGGGGATAACCCGGCCCTTTTCCATCCTGTTTGCAGCGCTTGCGATCAGTTGGCCCATTCGCCCTTGCGGAAGACCGGCACGCGTTCGCCGTCCTGGGTGATGCCGTCGATATCCATCTGGTCGGACCCGATCATCCAGTCGATGTGGATGAGGCTCGAATTGCCGCCCTTTTCGGTGACTTCGTCTTCGGAAAGCTTGTCGCCTCCAACGAAGCATTCGGTGTAGCACTGGCCCATGGCAATGTGGCAGGCGGCATTTTCGTCAAACAGCGTGTTGTAGAACAAAACGCCGGACTGGCTGATGGGAGAGGAGTGCGGCACGAGTGCCACTTCACCCAGACGGCGGCCGCCTTCGTCGGTGTCGAGAACCTTGTTCCAGACGTTTTCTCCCTTGGAGGCCCGTACTTCGACGGCGACGCCGTCCTTGAAGACCATTTCGATGTCTTCGATCACCGAGCCATTGTGGGCCAGCGGCTTTGTGGCGCGCACGGTGCCGTTCACGCGGCGGGCGTGGGGGGTGGTGAAGACCTCTTCGGTCGGGATGTTTGGGTTGCAGGTGATGCCGTTCTTGGCGAGGGAGGCGCCACCGGCCCATTCGTGATCGTCGGCAAGTCCGACGACGAGATCGGTGCCCGGTGCCTGGAAGTGAAGATCGCGGAACTTCATCTTGTTGAGCCAGTCGCGGCGGGCGTGGATCTCAGCGTTATGCTGCTTCCAGGCTTCGACGGGATCGGCCTGGTCGACGCGGGAGGCGGCGAAAATGGCATCGGCCAGTTTGGCGACGGCTTCGTCTTCGCCGAGATCGGGGAAGACCAGTTTGGCCCATTTGGGGTTGGGGTAGGAAACGATGTTCCAGTTGATCTCAAAGCCCGTGATCTTCTTGATGGCGGGCTTGTAAGCCTTGGAATTGGCGCGGTTGGCGCGGGAGACCTTTTCGGGGTCCTGTTCGGCCAGCATCATGGGGTTGTCGCCGGAAATGGCGAGGCGCGCCGTGTTGGAGCCGAAAGCATTGGCCATGCCTTCATAGAGCCAGCCGGCAGCGTGATCGAAGGCTTCGTCATTGGCGTATTTGTAGCGGGCGAGGGTGGCCTCCTCGTCCGAATAGAGGGTGGTCACCAGCCCGGCGCCGGCCTTGTAGGCGTGCTCGGTGATCTTGCGCACGAGCGGGAGGGCCGAAAGGGGGGCGGTGATGAGCAGATCCTGACCGGCTTCGAGCCCGAGGCCGGTGTGAACGGCGACCTGGGCGAGCTTGTCGAGCTTTTCCTCGTTGACGGGAGCGTTGGAACGCGAGTCGGGCATGATGGGTCTTCTTTGTTTTGGAAATGACTCAGGTTGAGCGGGAAATCTATCGGTTTGACAGCGGCGGCGAAAGGGTGTTCTGGGCTGGCCATGGACAAGCGCATTGCAATCATTGGGGGCGGGCCCGCCGGGTTGATGGCGGCCGAAGTGGTCTCGGCGGCGGGATATAACCTGACCGTTTACGAGCGGATGCCCACGGCCGGACGGAAACTGCTGATGGCGGGCAAGTCCGGGCTGAACCTAACCCATGCCGAGCCGATGGGGGATTTCTTTTCCCGGTTCGGGGCGGCGCGGGAGCGGCTGGAGCCCTTGCTTTCAGCGTTCGATAATGAGGCTGTGCGGGCCTGGGCGGCGGGGCTGGGCAGCGAGACGTTTGTGGGGTCTTCGGGGCGGGTGTTTCCCAAGGCGATGAAGGCTTCGCCGCTGCTGCGGGCGTGGCTTGAGCGGCTGGCGGGGCAGGGCGTTGCCATTCGCACGCGGCATCGCTGGGCGGGGTTCGAGGACGACGCGCTGGTGTTTGAGACGCCAGAGGGCGAGGTGCGCGAGACGTTCGATGCGGTGGTTCTGGCCCTGGGCGGGGCGAGCTGGCCCAAACTGGGGTCTGATGCGGCGTGGGTGGCCTGGCTTGAAGCGCGGGGTGTTTCTGTAAACCCGTTCCGCCCGGCCAATTGCGGGTTCGATGTAAACTGGAGCGCGCATTTCATCGAGCGGTTCGCGGGAGTGCCGGTCAAGGCCGTGGCGGTGGGGGCGACCCGGGGGGAGTTTGTCATCTCCCGGCATGGTGTCGAAGGCTCGCTGGTTTATGGGCAATCGGCGGCGCTGCGCGATGGGCTGGAGGCGGGGCCGACGGCGTTGGTGCTCGATCTGGCGCCCGACCGGTCGGCCGAGCGGCTCGAGCGCGATCTGGCGCGGCAGCCGGCCAAGGCGAGCCTTTCGAACCGGTTGCGCAAGGGAGCGGGGCTCGACGGGGTCAAGGCCGGGTTGGTGAGAGAGCTGACCAGCGAGGCGGTGCGCGGGGACAATGGTGCGCTGGCCGGGGCGATCAAGGCCCTGGCCGTGCCGCTGGTGCGGCCAAGGCCGATTGCCGAAGCGATTTCGGTGGCGGGCGGGATCGACTGGAGCGCGATCGATGCGCGGCTGATGCTGAAGAGGGTGCCGGGTGTGTTCGTGGCCGGGGAGATGCTCGACTGGGAAGCACCAACCGGCGGGTATCTGCTCTCGGCGTGCCTTGCCACGGGCCGGGCGGCGGGGCAGGGCGTGCTGGATCATCTCGGGGCATAGGACGCGCAAAAGCGCCCGACGGCCATAAGCCCCGGTTTATATTAGCGCGCCCGAATGGGGCGGAGAACGGCGAAGCAAGCTTCATCCGTAGTTTGGTAGTCAAGCGAAGCCAGCTTCGCCGTTCACATCCGGGGTTTTTGGCTTAGTCGCCCTTCAGAAGGCTAGGGTCAATCCCTTCCGGGTTTCCCCGGTACGACGGCGTTAGCAAAATCGCGCCAGCCTCGAAACCGAGATCAGGCGGCCGGTTCACGCCGTCCGGCGCTTGTGACGTTTGGGCCTCCGCTGGGGCGACCCCCATCGGACCCGGATCGACCTCACCGGAAGCTCGTATGCATCCTCGCCCTTGGTGCGGCCGTGAGGGGAGAATGGCACGGGTGCGCAGATGCGGGGACAAGATTTTGTGCGGCGCGGGGCAGGGTATGTCACAATCGTGATTGGCCGGGACTTGTGCCGCGCCCGATGCGCGAAAACAATCCCGTTCATCCAATTACAGGAGGGACACAGATGCAATTGGGTGCATTTTCCGTCAGCCTGGCGGTCAAGGACATCGCCGCATCTCGCGCGTTTTACGAAAAGCTCGGGTTTGAGGTCTTTCACGGCGATGCCGAGCAGGGCTGGCTCATCATGAAATCGCCGACGGCGGTCATCGGGCTGTTTCAGGGCATGTTCGAGAAAAACATCCTGACGTTCAATCCCGGCTGGGACAGCAATGCGCAACCGGTTGGCGAATTTACCGACATACGGGACATCCAGAAGAAGCTGAAGGCCGCTGGCCTCGCTCTCGAGCAGGAGGTGGACGAGGCCGGCAGCGGACCGGGAAGTTGCACATTGCTCGATCCGGACGGCAACCCGGTCCTGATTGACCAGCACGTGTGAGTGTTGTTGCGGCGAACGGTTGAACTGGCCGGCGGGCCGACTAAATGTCGTGTTTCAGTAATGCGTGATGGAGG
This genomic window contains:
- a CDS encoding DUF1801 domain-containing protein, whose protein sequence is MSELKTRPTDQKVSQFIDAVEPDQKRQDCWTVVDIMRGITGSEPVMWGASIVGFGTYTYVNTTKKPAEWPITGFSPRKANLTIYVMPGFAQYDSLMEKLGKHSTGVSCLYVKKLADIDLGVLEEIIRRSVEYMRATYPTR
- a CDS encoding DUF1176 domain-containing protein; this translates as MRTTLFLMTALLAGTVPAIASAQESPLSESDAFARFAQSFPQLCYGLEDSAAAEYYPNESWNLSWETEYSDTPQTATLYRFFCGSGAYNVNHMYYLETEYEGLVPVGFATPQFDVVYENDDFEGAVLEMPMTGYGSQLLLTNSEFDPETKTITSHALWRGLGDAFSAGTWTFDDGQFVLIRYDVDAQYDGEANPETLVSFK
- a CDS encoding TIGR03862 family flavoprotein, producing MDKRIAIIGGGPAGLMAAEVVSAAGYNLTVYERMPTAGRKLLMAGKSGLNLTHAEPMGDFFSRFGAARERLEPLLSAFDNEAVRAWAAGLGSETFVGSSGRVFPKAMKASPLLRAWLERLAGQGVAIRTRHRWAGFEDDALVFETPEGEVRETFDAVVLALGGASWPKLGSDAAWVAWLEARGVSVNPFRPANCGFDVNWSAHFIERFAGVPVKAVAVGATRGEFVISRHGVEGSLVYGQSAALRDGLEAGPTALVLDLAPDRSAERLERDLARQPAKASLSNRLRKGAGLDGVKAGLVRELTSEAVRGDNGALAGAIKALAVPLVRPRPIAEAISVAGGIDWSAIDARLMLKRVPGVFVAGEMLDWEAPTGGYLLSACLATGRAAGQGVLDHLGA
- a CDS encoding Spy/CpxP family protein refolding chaperone, giving the protein MKNLTRTAIVTIAAASIGAATLAPALAQPFGGARDGVAVHQIQGEGARSFRPGGDNQMGHFRRGAAFGQGGGLVEMFFSNRGAEAIDIAAVRLTHLLELTEDQQGLLEDLRVAALDAFEDVQAARDEIAPVAEEEAEAPDLVARFAGMVAMTTARAEALETLQPTFEAFVESLDEAQLEKLTPQRPGGPRSAPSAPTTDAAPATPEVEG
- a CDS encoding VOC family protein, with product MQLGAFSVSLAVKDIAASRAFYEKLGFEVFHGDAEQGWLIMKSPTAVIGLFQGMFEKNILTFNPGWDSNAQPVGEFTDIRDIQKKLKAAGLALEQEVDEAGSGPGSCTLLDPDGNPVLIDQHV
- a CDS encoding ABC transporter ATP-binding protein; translated protein: MSLAQWEGVSIRYPFATSDAVGPVDIAIGHGERVLVLGPSGSGKSSLMLALTGLIPNAVPASVVGRIKLNGVDVASRSAAQWADTVAQYFQNADETLCGMRVGEEIAFALENRGVEPATIAARIADVLGRLGLPQVWQHRRSSALSGGERQLVALASVLAQETPILIADEPTSHLSPAATAKVHGLLSDRSAFEAVVVIDHRLDGLIDTIDRVVVLGENGAVLADMPPGPLFRERGADLLGAGIWRPAFSALDDMLGAVGLASERAPLSFSDVLAPFEPGVGNGAAIAAASVVARRYIDQHVSSPSPAGKVIASLRQADCAPPMAPVVLKGVDIDICEGEILGLVGPNGAGKTTLAASLAGVLRLRAGHREGPMAGIAFQNPEAQLVAASVREEIAGAMEGGGDSRAVLERWGLTALADRHPFELSFGQKRRLALASLDASGRWPFMAFDEPFSGLDAAGAAMVADHLLELKKRGKGVVLVTHDMDMAVRLCDRIAVVVEGGILAEGRPRDILGNAATTEKAGLARPSFAPVIDWLDRVEMASRIRAAG
- a CDS encoding energy-coupling factor transporter transmembrane component T family protein, translating into MAVLYERFADAPLGRLNPLTVFFVCVAFFVGIATSFDPFFQMSVIGVVALVLVGIQRVPPLLLLALMVPFILFGMGFVTTNLLFRQDSDFAMHIAGGDNGGGALSEGLTLSLRALAIGTISILFALSVDPGAFVRALIAYLRFPARLGYALFVAMQLVPDLLAEAAQMRMARAMRAGRPMRRIPGPREMAALAVPLLAFAVRRAGRSAIAMEARGFGATPTRTMVGVPGFSWADPAFLIAGSTVLVMLRLV
- a CDS encoding ECF transporter S component; this translates as MSDFASQSWRWTLRETLVVAVFGAAFAVLYLAWVQVWLVSQAVFGPVTMDVFMGFWFSASIVAAAVIRKPGVALMAEVLAAGIEILLGSPAGLGLLIAAVVQGLGAELVFAALGWKHYRLPVLIAAGMGASVTSFVYNWFLFDYGALEPWLVGAMFVVRLISGAVLAGVLGHLIVEALYRTGVLRGLRIDIERRGAGLVAQAAQ
- a CDS encoding aminopeptidase; protein product: MPDSRSNAPVNEEKLDKLAQVAVHTGLGLEAGQDLLITAPLSALPLVRKITEHAYKAGAGLVTTLYSDEEATLARYKYANDEAFDHAAGWLYEGMANAFGSNTARLAISGDNPMMLAEQDPEKVSRANRANSKAYKPAIKKITGFEINWNIVSYPNPKWAKLVFPDLGEDEAVAKLADAIFAASRVDQADPVEAWKQHNAEIHARRDWLNKMKFRDLHFQAPGTDLVVGLADDHEWAGGASLAKNGITCNPNIPTEEVFTTPHARRVNGTVRATKPLAHNGSVIEDIEMVFKDGVAVEVRASKGENVWNKVLDTDEGGRRLGEVALVPHSSPISQSGVLFYNTLFDENAACHIAMGQCYTECFVGGDKLSEDEVTEKGGNSSLIHIDWMIGSDQMDIDGITQDGERVPVFRKGEWAN
- a CDS encoding Ykof family thiamine-binding protein, which gives rise to MKCGAQLSLYVMADDFVRVILSSLDAMAPYRDRLRIESDDISTLIVGPPELIFPTMRELFVAAARSGHHVAMHATISRGCPGEPDMDICEPGQPSAFDEDLERRKALAAQAVNDAPSTGQRVAVQFSLYPLGPADYMDEIYGCIDFLKASPVFDRAKNYCTRLAGDAGPVFEALSQAWLSFGDPNAHVAIDLTASANSPSKDAAA